GAAAATCCTTACAAAGTGCCCATGCGCATTTATCCGGCGGTGCACTACACTATGGGGGGCCTCTGGGTGGATTACAATTTGATGAGCACCATTCCCGGACTCTATGTTTTAGGGGAAGCGAATTTCTCCGACCACGGCGCAAACCGGCTTGGCGCCAGCGCTTTGATGCAAGGACTGGCCGACGGCTATTTTGTTCTTCCTTATACGATTGGTGATTATCTGGCAACTATCGGCACGAAGGGTACGACGACCGATACTCCCGAATTCAAAGAAACCGAAGCAGCCGTTCAAACTCAGGTCAACAAGCTTGTTTCCATTAAGGGCAAGAAAACCGTGAATGAATTTCATCGCGAGCTGGGGCTCACCATCTGGGAATACGTCGGCATGGCAAGAAACAAAGAGGGGCTCGAAAAAGCCCTGCAGGAAATCCCAAAACTGCAGGAAGAATTCTGGCAGAACCTGCTCATTCCGGAAGATCCGGCAAACTTGAATAAAAATCTGGAATTTGCCGGACGCGTTGCCGACTACTTCGAGCTTGCGGAGCTGCAGGCCAGAGATGCCTTGCACCGCGAGGAATCGTGCGGCGGTCATTTCAGGGAAGAGCACCAAACTCCGGAAGGCGAAGCCAAACGCGACGATGATAATTTTGCTTATGCCGCAGCTTGGGAGTACGCCCCTTCGGACGGTGAGCCGACTCTGCATAAAGAGCCGCTGCGCTTTGAAAACGTGAAATTGACGCAGAGAAGTTATAAATAAAAACGGAGAGCGAAGAGCGGGAAGCGCCTGCCAGTCAGATAAATGGATTGCAAATAGTTAAATCTTGAATCTTTTCTTGATGTTGTAAATCTTCAGTATATAAAATCCTACATTTAGACTGGAGCGCTGCTGAGATGATTAGAGAATCGTAGAATGAGAATTGCCAACGCTCCAAGATATCTAATGACCGTAAATAAAGGTCAATGTTTGAGTAGATTTCACATAATGGGGAAAGAACTGAATTCAGATATTTTTCACAGTCAGGTATGGAAAGAGGCACAACAAACTTTCGGGTTGCAACATTCAAGAATTCCTGTATAACTTGATAGCTTACGCAACCCGTGTGATTTGCAAGTGCAGATTTGATTAAGTTGTTCGCTTTATCCTGTTTCTTGGAGTCAGTAGAATCAAAAGCATAAACAAATATATTCGTATCGAGAAAATATTTATCGCTCATTCATTTCATCCCGACTAAATAATTTACCGGGTTTGGCGTAGTTAAATGATTTCATAAGGAGATCGTAATCAGTTAACCTGAAATCGGCGCTTATATATTGCTTGAGCCATTGCCGGAACGCTGCATTAAGGGTGGTATGCTCTCGGTTGGCTTTTTCGCGGGCTTTGCGAATCTGTTCTTCTTCAGCGCTTAGAGTTATATTTTTTAACATATCAACACCCAGTTTAGAATAAATATGTGCACACTACTTTCGTGTACATGAATATCATACTTTTGTATTAAAAAATCAACTCTTTTCTTTAAAAAAAATGGTCGGTAATTTTAGAAAGACATTTAGACCCCCAACTAAACAGGAAAATAGCAAAATGAAATTAAACCTAAAAATCTGGCGCCAGGAAAACGCACAAAGCAAAGGCAGGATGGTTCCTTACACGCTGGAAAACGTTTCACACCACATGTCCTTTTTGGAAATGCTTGACGTTCTCAACGAAGACCTCATTAAAAAAGGCGCGCGCGCGGGTGCCCCGGACATGAAATATGAAACTTGTGTGGCACGTGGCTTTAGCCCGTGCCTAACTGCGGATCCTAAGGAGCAATGCAGGTGCCTAACGAGGCAAATTCAGCCGACGCGCTTCTCGTGCGCGATTTCTAATTTCGGGGGAATGCGCGACTTCGTGCAGAAGAGCAGATTTTGGTGCTTTTCAAGAGTCTTGTTTCAAGCGCGCCTGATTTCCTGGTCTTTTTAAGAGAAGTGTATGAAAAATATAATTTCAAAAAGTATTTCTCATTTTCATATTTGTGATTACAACTACAAATTAAAGCTGGTCTCAAGAATCTAAAAATAATACCATGGTAATTACAGAAAGAAAAGTGGTATTTTATACAATTTCGCAAGTTGAATATGATTCTCTGGTTAAAAAAGAAGACTCTGAAATCAATGAGATGCTTTCGGACTTCGATTATTATAGAAAGCCACTTGTTCTTAATTCAAGAAAAGACCATAAGGCCCCCACTTCAAAATTAGTGTTTCTTGATTTTTCCTTTGAAAGACAAAGTTTTTGTTTTAAATTGATTAATTGACTTAAGAAGCGGTAATGATTACAAACATTGATTGAAAACATTTTCAAATCATTTTATCTCAACAGGATAGCAGTTCTGGCTGTATTAACAGTAACGAGCTGTGAAAAACTCCCCACGGAAGTGGCCGGGCCGGCCCCGTCTTTCATCCGTGGCATCACTTTGGCGGACTGGACTGCCGACGGCTATGCATCGGAGTCATCTCGCAAGGTAATTCTCGCTCTAAGATCGGCGGGTGCGAGTCACATGGCCATTTTGGTAACCGGGTATCAGGCCACGAGGTCCTCCAACAAAGTGTTTGTTGACCCATCGAGAACGCCGACACAAGCAGCAGTTGCGCAGGCCATCGACTGGGCACAAGCCAGCGGCTTGCAAGTTGTATTGAAGCCGCAGATACTTTCCAATGATGGCGGCTGGCCCGGTCAGTTGCAGCCCTCCGAGCCGGAAGCGTGGTTTAGTTCTTATATCGATTTTGTGCTACCTCTGGCCCATTTGGCTGAATCGGTCGGCGCGATTCAATTCATCGTTGGCACGGAGCTTGGCAAAACCATCCAGCAGAAAGAACTTTGGCAGGAAACCATTGACAGGATCAAGTCTGTCTATAATGGCCAACTTACATACGCCGCGTCTTGGGATGAAGTCGACAAGGTGCCATTTTGGAATGAACTGGATGTTGTCGGCGTAGATTTCTACTTTCCCGTCGCGAACAGAAAAAATCCAAATCAGCTTGAAATCCTTGCCGCGTGGCAACCCTGGTTGCAAACCGTGGAATTACTGCACAAACAGACAGGGCGCGACATCCTGTTCACGGAGATCGGCTACCGCAGCATCGACGGCGCCGGCATGAAGCCCTATCAATTCAATAATCCGGGTACGGTAGATTTACAGGAACAGGCAGACCTTTATTGGGCGGCCTTGCAAAGCACCGTAGACATTCCGTGGCTCAAAGGAATGTATTGGTGGAACTGGCTTGCGGACGGCTCAGGTGGGGAAGCCAACCGCGACTACACACCTTTTGGAAAACCGGCGGAATCTGTTTTGACGAAGTCATGGAATCGTGAATAATGCGCGTCACCACCTGTGGGGTTATCTTCGTGATTCTCACCTTTGTGCCGATGTCGGCAAAGGCGCTGCCCGGGTCCGCTGACACCAGTTTGGTGCCATCCCTAAAATCCGGCGCAATCGAGGCCGGATTTTCGGGATCGCTAAATGTTGTTGAAGGCATCTCGAACGCATCCGCTGCCGTTCG
This window of the candidate division KSB1 bacterium genome carries:
- a CDS encoding PIN domain-containing protein → MSDKYFLDTNIFVYAFDSTDSKKQDKANNLIKSALANHTGCVSYQVIQEFLNVATRKFVVPLSIPDCEKYLNSVLSPLCEIYSNIDLYLRSLDILERWQFSFYDSLIISAALQSKCRILYTEDLQHQEKIQDLTICNPFI
- a CDS encoding FAD-binding protein translates to ENPYKVPMRIYPAVHYTMGGLWVDYNLMSTIPGLYVLGEANFSDHGANRLGASALMQGLADGYFVLPYTIGDYLATIGTKGTTTDTPEFKETEAAVQTQVNKLVSIKGKKTVNEFHRELGLTIWEYVGMARNKEGLEKALQEIPKLQEEFWQNLLIPEDPANLNKNLEFAGRVADYFELAELQARDALHREESCGGHFREEHQTPEGEAKRDDDNFAYAAAWEYAPSDGEPTLHKEPLRFENVKLTQRSYK